The following proteins come from a genomic window of Gossypium raimondii isolate GPD5lz chromosome 5, ASM2569854v1, whole genome shotgun sequence:
- the LOC105767211 gene encoding uncharacterized protein LOC105767211 gives MRFNKQISLSDLKRKISTKIASRCGKQMSRLFYRFPISTDPLKFSEMELEDDDDLGTMIAIYCPLGIENPNLVELFAEITEPDPIQMVIPASQRSEIDFDLNVPWEDQSGFVLSAPTPENPNTEIHPEVLATIEDCDEGSDNDDQSHRDPNDDFSDPDLDDIPEDIDEEGPVEGENAIPHPIGNTGPGIIIRNNPGTFMSDVDPDAALAREFSEYPDIVPTHLVHNEFDEEELFIGQQFDNKKDYLHAIKKLSLKLGVDYKVTKSTQSLYAGECWKASSGCKWRVRAALMQGT, from the exons ATGAGGTTCAACAAACAGATTTCGCTATCGGATTTGAAACGAAAAATCAGTACAAAGATAGCAAGCCGTTGCGGAAAGCAAATGTCGAGACTGTTTTATAGATTTCCGATTTCAACTGATCCACTAAAGTTCTCAGAAATGgagcttgaagatgatgatgatttagGTACAATGATAGCAATTTATTGCCCCCTTGGTATAGAAAATCCCAATCTAGTTGAGTTGTTCGCGGAGATAACTGAACCGGATCCCATTCAAATGGTAATTCCAGCAAGCCAGCGCTCCGAAATTGATTTTGATCTTAACGTCCCTTGGGAAGATCAGTCAGGCTTTGTATTGTCGGCGCCAACTCCCGAAAATCCAAACACTG AGATCCATCCAGAGGTGCTGGCCACCATAGAAGATTGTGATGAAGGGTCCGATAATGATGATCAGTCCCACCGTGATCCCAACGATGATTTTAGTGACCCCGATTTGGATGATATCCCTGAAGACATAGACGAGGAAGGGCCGGTAGAGGGTGAAAATGCGATCCCCCATCCGATTGGAAACACGGGCCCTGGtataattataagaaataatccAGGAACCTTCATGAGCGACGTGGATCCTGATGCAGCTCTTGCACGCGAGTTCTCGGAATACCCAGATATTGTGCCGACTCACTTAGTTCACAATGAATTTGACGAAGAAGAGTTGTTTATTGGGCAACAATTTGATAACAAAAAAGACTATTTACATGCTATAAAAAAACTTAGTTTGAAGTTAGGTGTGGATTATAAAGTAACGAAGTCGACGCAGTCTTTGTACGCAGGAGAATGTTGGAAAGCGTCAAGTGGTTGTAAATGGCGTGTCCGGGCCGCGTTAATGCAGGGGACATAG